The following proteins are co-located in the Vibrio azureus genome:
- a CDS encoding YIP1 family protein, with amino-acid sequence MSPSSNPLIMLLDIFRSPVACFLALYQRGTWGWQPFIVLMLSPFLFWGAYFSEVDFTWLSHELTVQLQQINPEQIALLQPDTLMATATINNIFNRLATLLLLALWFFLATKTTQAQASIGYWKWFAASCAILFPAVLGDFASYASLLLKHGQVMSYAADLNSLNGLLKLPLTNDWSQFTSSFPLLLPWYIALGYGVVLTWTSMERGQALVLSALPWVGFYVIWAMFILLTH; translated from the coding sequence ATGAGCCCATCTAGTAATCCATTGATCATGCTACTGGATATTTTTCGTTCTCCTGTAGCATGCTTTCTTGCCCTGTATCAGCGAGGCACATGGGGATGGCAACCATTTATTGTCTTGATGCTAAGTCCATTTTTATTTTGGGGGGCTTATTTTTCAGAGGTTGATTTTACTTGGTTAAGCCACGAACTCACGGTACAGCTGCAACAAATTAATCCAGAGCAAATCGCTTTATTGCAGCCAGATACCTTGATGGCTACAGCAACGATTAACAACATATTTAACCGTTTGGCGACATTGTTGCTATTAGCATTGTGGTTCTTTTTGGCGACAAAAACAACGCAAGCGCAAGCATCGATCGGTTACTGGAAATGGTTTGCTGCTTCTTGTGCGATCTTATTTCCTGCTGTGTTAGGTGATTTTGCCAGCTATGCCAGTTTACTGCTCAAACATGGTCAAGTTATGAGCTATGCCGCAGACCTTAATTCATTAAATGGGCTACTGAAACTACCTCTGACAAACGACTGGTCGCAGTTTACTAGTTCATTCCCTTTGCTATTACCTTGGTATATCGCGCTCGGTTATGGTGTCGTGTTGACATGGACCAGTATGGAACGAGGCCAAGCTCTGGTCCTTTCTGCATTACCTTGGGTAGGGTTCTATGTCATCTGGGCCATGTTCATTCTATTGACCCACTAG
- a CDS encoding endonuclease/exonuclease/phosphatase family protein yields the protein MYLRLFFVVVLASMTLIVGFNMVFTIPDQPQLVTMTELDTRQSVRCMDFENPKAIDNKGQLDILVWNIYKQNRDNWQQALEKLSTGKQLLILQEASMTDEFKHWLVEGQWFGNQVRAFKALGSGAGVINIAKQAPIRACAYTQTEPWLRLPKSALYSEYNLSNGQVLVVINIHAINFTLGTKEYTTQLTQLEMALNKHKGPILFAGDFNSWSEERLNVIQQTLRKAELIEVKYDPDQRTQFLNGLPLDHVFYRGLILKSAEAPESDASDHNPLLVSFRLME from the coding sequence ATGTATCTTCGTTTATTTTTTGTTGTTGTTCTTGCTTCGATGACTTTGATTGTCGGCTTCAATATGGTTTTTACCATTCCGGACCAGCCCCAGCTTGTGACTATGACAGAGCTGGATACTCGGCAAAGTGTCCGATGTATGGATTTTGAAAACCCTAAAGCAATCGATAATAAAGGACAGTTGGATATTCTAGTGTGGAATATCTATAAGCAAAATAGAGATAACTGGCAACAAGCATTAGAAAAACTTTCCACAGGAAAACAACTGCTGATACTTCAAGAAGCCAGCATGACTGATGAGTTTAAGCATTGGTTGGTGGAGGGGCAATGGTTTGGTAATCAAGTTCGTGCTTTTAAAGCATTGGGCAGCGGTGCAGGTGTCATCAATATTGCAAAGCAAGCACCGATAAGAGCTTGCGCTTATACTCAAACAGAACCGTGGTTACGTTTGCCTAAATCAGCCTTGTACAGTGAATATAATTTGAGTAATGGTCAAGTTCTCGTTGTGATTAATATTCACGCCATCAACTTCACTTTGGGGACAAAAGAATATACCACTCAATTGACTCAGTTAGAGATGGCGCTGAATAAACACAAAGGGCCAATTTTGTTTGCAGGTGATTTTAATAGTTGGAGTGAAGAGCGGTTAAATGTTATTCAGCAGACCCTTAGGAAAGCAGAGTTAATTGAGGTCAAATATGACCCAGATCAGCGCACTCAGTTTTTAAATGGCTTGCCACTCGATCACGTGTTTTATCGAGGCCTGATATTGAAGAGCGCAGAAGCGCCAGAAAGTGACGCTTCCGATCATAATCCACTTTTAGTGTCATTTAGACTGATGGAGTGA
- the glnB gene encoding nitrogen regulatory protein P-II, with protein sequence MKKIEAIIKPFKLDDVREALAEVGITGMTVSEVKGFGRQKGHTELYRGAEYMVDFLPKVKLEIVVTEDVADKCVDTIIEIAQTGKIGDGKIFVTDIERVVRIRTGEEDEDAI encoded by the coding sequence ATGAAAAAGATTGAAGCGATCATCAAGCCATTCAAATTGGATGATGTGCGAGAAGCATTAGCTGAAGTTGGCATCACAGGAATGACCGTGTCGGAAGTCAAGGGGTTTGGTCGTCAAAAAGGTCACACCGAGCTTTATCGTGGTGCTGAATATATGGTCGACTTTCTACCCAAAGTGAAGCTGGAGATTGTCGTGACAGAGGATGTTGCAGACAAGTGTGTTGATACTATTATTGAAATTGCTCAAACAGGTAAAATCGGTGATGGTAAGATCTTTGTGACGGATATTGAACGCGTTGTTAGAATTCGAACCGGTGAAGAAGACGAAGACGCAATCTGA
- a CDS encoding c-type cytochrome, with protein sequence MNRVTMWALVVMALLSGQTFAAGDAAAGKAKSGVCSACHGQNGIAPIPGYPNLKGQKEQYLINAINAYKNGQRTGGMSAVMAAQASLLSEDDIANLAAYFSQLK encoded by the coding sequence ATGAATAGAGTAACTATGTGGGCTTTGGTCGTCATGGCATTGCTAAGTGGGCAAACATTTGCAGCAGGCGATGCGGCTGCTGGGAAGGCAAAATCAGGAGTATGTTCAGCTTGTCACGGGCAAAATGGTATTGCACCGATTCCTGGTTACCCCAATCTGAAAGGGCAGAAAGAACAATACCTAATTAATGCGATTAATGCTTATAAAAATGGTCAACGAACTGGGGGTATGTCGGCAGTCATGGCGGCACAAGCCAGTTTACTTTCAGAAGATGATATTGCGAATTTGGCTGCCTATTTCTCTCAATTGAAGTAA
- the tilS gene encoding tRNA lysidine(34) synthetase TilS, which produces MESLYLHFAHVLERHYQSRTSHGSNGKLVLAFSGGIDSRVLLELLRHYQQTHSVPCQAVYVHHGLSDNADAWADKCLQWAKQADIPCAIEYVHLDVHSGESIELLARQARYQALQKYIEQDDILLTGQHADDQVESFLLALKRGSGPKGLSSMPESMPFAKGSLVRPLLTIQRQRIETFAQKFGLEWVEDESNQDTRYDRNFLRHRVMPQLIQRWPSFHQAVQRSAHLCAEQEQLLDELLDSVFQQAFHPDGSLCLSILGTHSELARSRLIRMWLSKMEVMMPSRVQLGLIWSEVALAQQDANPKLQLKQGEIRRFQNRLYWLSPRTDLTDWHASLQLDIPLLLPDSLGELLLSSTSDKANLVLPAEPDLLKVTFNPEGLSAHPTTRSRSRKLKKLFQEYHIPSWQRRQLPIVMYQGQVVAVAGLFVDRAFSGHQCELIWHQTDSVRLINES; this is translated from the coding sequence ATGGAATCGCTTTATCTGCACTTCGCTCATGTCCTTGAACGTCATTATCAAAGTCGAACTAGCCATGGCTCAAATGGAAAACTGGTCTTAGCTTTCAGTGGCGGAATTGATTCCCGTGTTTTGCTTGAATTATTGCGACACTATCAACAAACGCATTCAGTGCCTTGTCAGGCTGTTTATGTGCACCATGGTTTGAGCGATAACGCCGATGCTTGGGCAGACAAGTGTCTTCAATGGGCTAAGCAAGCGGACATCCCATGTGCGATTGAATACGTCCACCTTGATGTACATAGTGGAGAGAGCATTGAGCTTTTGGCAAGACAGGCACGTTACCAAGCATTACAGAAGTATATAGAACAAGACGATATACTGTTAACGGGCCAGCATGCTGATGATCAGGTTGAAAGCTTTTTGCTTGCTTTGAAGCGAGGTAGTGGCCCTAAAGGGCTATCTTCAATGCCAGAAAGCATGCCATTTGCTAAAGGAAGTTTAGTTCGGCCTTTGCTTACTATTCAACGACAACGCATTGAGACGTTTGCCCAAAAGTTTGGTTTGGAGTGGGTCGAAGACGAGAGTAATCAAGATACTCGCTATGACCGTAATTTCTTACGTCATCGTGTCATGCCTCAACTCATTCAGCGTTGGCCCAGCTTTCATCAAGCGGTTCAGCGAAGTGCTCATTTATGTGCAGAGCAAGAGCAATTACTGGATGAATTGTTAGACTCGGTCTTTCAGCAGGCTTTTCATCCAGATGGTAGTCTTTGTCTCTCCATATTGGGCACGCACAGTGAATTGGCACGGTCGCGTTTGATACGTATGTGGCTGTCTAAGATGGAAGTCATGATGCCTTCCCGTGTGCAACTTGGCCTCATTTGGAGTGAAGTTGCTCTAGCGCAACAAGATGCGAATCCAAAATTGCAGCTTAAGCAGGGAGAGATTCGTCGTTTTCAAAATCGACTGTATTGGTTAAGCCCTAGGACTGATTTAACGGATTGGCATGCTTCTTTACAGCTGGATATCCCATTATTGTTGCCTGATTCTCTTGGGGAACTGCTGCTCAGTTCCACTTCTGATAAAGCGAATTTGGTATTACCGGCAGAGCCTGATTTATTGAAAGTAACGTTTAATCCTGAAGGTTTATCGGCTCATCCGACAACACGAAGTCGAAGTCGCAAGCTGAAAAAACTGTTTCAAGAATACCATATTCCTAGTTGGCAGCGTCGGCAGTTACCGATTGTCATGTATCAAGGCCAGGTAGTGGCAGTTGCAGGGCTGTTTGTTGATCGTGCTTTTAGTGGCCACCAATGTGAACTGATTTGGCATCAAACTGACTCAGTTCGCTTGATTAATGAATCATAA
- the accA gene encoding acetyl-CoA carboxylase carboxyl transferase subunit alpha, whose amino-acid sequence MSLNFLEFEKPIAELEAKIEALRDVSRHGGDSAIDLDKEIEQLEKKSLELKKKIFSDLGAWETAQLARHPLRPYTLDYIQHAFEEFDELAGDRAFADDKAIVGGIARLEGRPVMIIGHQKGRETKEKVKRNFGMPKPEGYRKALRLMKMAERFNMPVITFIDTAGAYPGVGAEERGQSEAIATNLKVMSGLKVPVICNVIGEGGSGGALAIGVGDYVNMLQYSTYSVISPEGCASILWRDSDKAPQAAEAMGLTAPRLKELELIDEIIEEPLGGAHRNHVKMAENMKANLLRQLEDLEQLDQETLLERRYQRLMNYGYC is encoded by the coding sequence ATGAGCCTAAACTTTCTTGAATTTGAAAAGCCGATTGCAGAGCTAGAAGCAAAAATTGAAGCACTACGTGATGTTTCACGTCATGGCGGCGATTCAGCAATTGACCTTGATAAAGAAATTGAGCAGCTTGAGAAAAAGAGCCTAGAACTAAAGAAGAAAATCTTCAGTGATTTAGGAGCATGGGAAACCGCTCAACTGGCTCGTCACCCTCTACGCCCTTACACACTAGACTACATTCAACATGCATTTGAAGAGTTTGATGAATTGGCGGGTGACCGTGCTTTTGCTGATGATAAAGCAATTGTGGGGGGTATTGCACGTCTGGAAGGTCGTCCCGTAATGATTATCGGTCACCAAAAAGGTCGTGAAACCAAAGAAAAAGTAAAACGTAATTTTGGGATGCCAAAGCCAGAAGGCTACCGTAAAGCATTACGCCTAATGAAAATGGCGGAACGTTTTAATATGCCCGTGATTACATTCATTGACACTGCAGGTGCTTACCCAGGTGTTGGTGCTGAAGAACGCGGCCAGTCAGAAGCGATCGCAACAAACTTGAAGGTGATGTCAGGCCTGAAAGTTCCAGTGATTTGTAATGTTATCGGTGAAGGTGGTTCTGGCGGTGCTCTCGCGATTGGTGTAGGTGATTACGTTAACATGCTTCAGTACTCAACATACTCAGTGATTTCACCAGAAGGGTGCGCTTCTATTCTGTGGCGTGACTCTGATAAAGCTCCCCAAGCTGCAGAAGCAATGGGTTTGACGGCACCTCGTTTGAAGGAATTAGAGCTTATTGATGAGATCATTGAAGAGCCATTAGGTGGTGCCCATCGTAATCACGTTAAAATGGCTGAAAACATGAAAGCGAATTTACTTCGTCAACTTGAAGACCTAGAGCAGCTTGATCAAGAGACTTTACTAGAGCGTCGTTACCAACGCTTAATGAATTACGGTTACTGCTAA
- the dnaE gene encoding DNA polymerase III subunit alpha produces MSDPKFVHLRIHSDFSLVDGINKVPPLVKKVAELGMPAMALTDFTNLCGLVKYYGAAHANGVKPIIGADFKMQSDEFGEELTQLTVLAADNIGYKNLTLLISKAYLRGHIQHQPVIDKAWLADLSEGLIVLSGAKNGEIGKGLLKGNKSIVQSCIDFYQQYFPNRFYLELVRTGRPDEETYLHFAVELAEEAQLPVVATNEVVFISEGLFDAHEIRVAIHDGYTLEDPRRPKNYSPEQYLRSEAEMCELFSDIPEALENSVEIAKRCNVTVRLGEYFLPAFPTDGMAETDFLVMKSQEGLEERLEFLFPDEALRAQRRPEYDERLQIELDVINQMGFPGYFLIVMEFIQWSKDNAIPVGPGRGSGAGSLVAYALKITDLDPLEYDLLFERFLNPERVSMPDFDVDFCMDKRDQVIDHVAEMYGRDAVSQIITFGTMAAKAVIRDVGRVLGHPFGFVDRISKLVPPDPGMTLEKAFKAEPALPELYEADEEVKELIDKCRILEGCTRNAGKHAGGVVISPTTITDFAPIYADAEGHFPVTQFDKNDVETAGLVKFDFLGLRTLTIIDWALGLINPRLEREGKEPVRIESIPLDDAASFRLLQNSETTAVFQLESRGMKELIKRLQPDCFEDIIALVALFRPGPLQSGMVDNFIDRKHGREAISYPDEKWQHESLKEILDPTYGIILYQEQVMQIAQVLSGYTLGGADMLRRAMGKKKPEEMAKQRATFEDGAIDNGVDGELAMKIFDLVEKFAGYGFNKSHSAAYALVSYQTLWLKMHYPAEFMAAVMTADMDNTEKVVGLVDECFRMKLTVLPPDINSGLYRFNVDENGAIVYGIGAIKGVGEGPIDAILEARNKGGHFKDLFDFCARIDLKKVNKRVIEKLIYSGALDRLGPHRAALMASLDDAVKAASQYHQAEAFGQADMFGVLTDAPEEVEHKYTQVTPWPEKVWLEGERETLGLYLTGHPVNAYIKELNKYTSCRLKDATPTRRDQSVTVAGLVIAARVMTTKRGTRIGLMTLDDRSGRMEVMLFSDALERYAELLEKDKILVVSGQVSFDDFNGGLKMSAREVMDLGSAREKYARGLSVSIDANQIRNDFFEQFTRILEPYKAGTVPVHVYYQRANARARLTLGTEWRVTPSDTLLDDLKQLLGKGQVELEFN; encoded by the coding sequence ATGTCAGATCCTAAGTTCGTTCACCTGCGTATCCATAGTGATTTCTCGTTGGTGGATGGTATCAACAAAGTCCCACCGCTGGTGAAGAAAGTTGCTGAACTCGGCATGCCAGCCATGGCATTGACTGATTTTACCAACTTGTGTGGCTTGGTTAAATATTATGGTGCTGCCCACGCTAATGGCGTTAAACCAATTATTGGTGCCGATTTCAAAATGCAGTCGGACGAGTTTGGTGAAGAGCTGACGCAATTAACCGTATTAGCGGCGGACAATATCGGCTATAAAAACCTTACTTTACTGATCTCTAAAGCTTATTTACGTGGACACATCCAACATCAACCCGTGATTGATAAAGCTTGGCTGGCGGACCTGTCTGAAGGGTTAATTGTTCTATCCGGTGCCAAAAATGGTGAGATTGGTAAAGGGCTACTGAAAGGCAATAAAAGTATTGTCCAAAGCTGTATCGATTTTTATCAGCAGTATTTCCCTAATCGCTTTTATCTTGAGCTGGTTCGGACTGGGCGCCCAGATGAAGAAACTTACTTGCACTTTGCGGTGGAGCTTGCTGAAGAGGCGCAACTTCCAGTGGTGGCCACCAATGAAGTTGTGTTCATTAGTGAAGGCTTATTTGATGCTCATGAGATACGTGTCGCCATCCACGATGGTTATACTCTTGAAGATCCACGCCGACCTAAAAACTACAGCCCAGAGCAGTATTTACGCAGTGAAGCCGAAATGTGTGAGCTGTTTTCAGACATTCCCGAGGCACTCGAAAACAGTGTGGAGATTGCCAAGCGTTGTAATGTTACTGTTCGTTTAGGTGAGTACTTTTTGCCTGCTTTCCCAACAGATGGCATGGCAGAGACAGACTTCTTGGTCATGAAATCACAAGAAGGTTTGGAAGAGCGCCTCGAGTTTCTATTTCCGGATGAAGCGTTACGTGCACAACGTCGACCAGAATACGATGAACGTTTGCAAATCGAACTCGACGTAATCAATCAAATGGGTTTCCCTGGCTATTTCTTGATCGTAATGGAATTTATCCAATGGTCGAAAGATAACGCTATCCCTGTTGGACCTGGTCGTGGTTCAGGTGCTGGTTCATTAGTTGCGTATGCACTTAAAATCACCGACCTTGATCCACTGGAGTACGATCTTCTTTTCGAACGATTCTTGAACCCAGAACGTGTCTCCATGCCCGATTTTGATGTCGACTTCTGTATGGATAAACGTGACCAAGTGATTGATCACGTAGCCGAAATGTATGGGCGTGATGCGGTATCACAGATCATTACATTTGGTACAATGGCAGCAAAAGCGGTGATCCGTGATGTAGGTCGAGTGCTAGGTCACCCATTTGGTTTTGTTGATCGCATTTCTAAGCTTGTTCCCCCTGATCCTGGAATGACGTTAGAGAAAGCATTTAAGGCAGAGCCTGCGTTACCTGAGCTCTATGAAGCCGATGAAGAAGTCAAAGAGCTGATTGATAAATGCCGAATCCTTGAAGGATGTACTCGTAATGCCGGTAAGCATGCTGGTGGTGTCGTCATCTCTCCGACAACAATCACGGATTTTGCACCGATTTATGCGGATGCGGAAGGCCATTTTCCTGTTACCCAATTCGATAAAAATGATGTTGAAACGGCCGGTTTAGTCAAGTTTGACTTTTTGGGGTTACGAACACTGACCATCATTGACTGGGCGTTAGGTTTGATTAATCCGCGTCTCGAACGTGAAGGAAAAGAACCGGTTCGTATAGAATCGATCCCATTGGATGACGCTGCTTCGTTCCGTTTACTGCAAAACTCAGAAACCACCGCAGTATTCCAGTTGGAATCACGGGGCATGAAAGAGCTGATCAAACGTCTGCAGCCAGACTGTTTTGAAGACATCATCGCTTTGGTGGCACTATTCCGTCCTGGTCCTCTCCAATCAGGCATGGTTGATAACTTTATAGACCGTAAACATGGTCGAGAAGCGATCTCTTACCCAGACGAAAAGTGGCAACACGAATCACTTAAAGAAATTCTCGATCCGACTTACGGCATCATCCTCTATCAAGAGCAGGTCATGCAGATTGCTCAAGTACTCTCTGGTTATACCTTAGGTGGAGCCGACATGCTGCGTCGTGCTATGGGTAAGAAAAAGCCGGAGGAAATGGCGAAACAGCGTGCGACCTTCGAAGATGGTGCAATTGACAATGGCGTTGATGGCGAGCTGGCGATGAAAATCTTCGACTTGGTAGAAAAGTTCGCAGGTTATGGCTTTAACAAATCGCACTCCGCCGCTTATGCTTTGGTATCGTATCAAACGCTTTGGCTTAAGATGCATTATCCTGCTGAGTTTATGGCTGCGGTAATGACGGCCGATATGGATAATACGGAAAAAGTGGTTGGCTTAGTTGACGAATGTTTTCGGATGAAACTGACCGTCCTTCCGCCAGATATTAATTCAGGCTTGTATCGATTCAACGTCGATGAGAATGGCGCGATTGTTTACGGTATCGGCGCAATAAAAGGTGTTGGTGAAGGCCCAATTGATGCGATTCTCGAAGCACGAAATAAAGGCGGTCACTTTAAAGACTTGTTTGATTTTTGTGCACGTATTGACTTGAAAAAGGTCAACAAACGAGTGATAGAGAAGCTCATATATTCCGGTGCCTTAGATCGCCTTGGCCCTCATCGAGCGGCGCTAATGGCTTCCCTTGACGACGCAGTGAAAGCGGCCAGCCAATACCATCAGGCAGAGGCATTTGGCCAAGCGGATATGTTTGGCGTTTTGACTGATGCACCAGAAGAAGTCGAACACAAATATACTCAAGTGACACCATGGCCGGAGAAAGTATGGCTCGAAGGTGAGCGAGAAACACTAGGGTTATATTTGACTGGGCATCCTGTAAATGCTTATATCAAAGAATTAAATAAATATACCAGTTGCCGATTAAAAGACGCGACACCCACACGTCGCGACCAATCGGTGACCGTTGCAGGTCTCGTTATTGCGGCTCGTGTTATGACGACCAAACGTGGCACTCGTATTGGACTGATGACATTAGATGATCGCAGTGGGCGAATGGAGGTCATGCTGTTCTCCGATGCGTTAGAGAGGTATGCAGAACTGCTAGAAAAAGATAAAATTCTGGTGGTTTCTGGACAGGTCAGCTTTGATGACTTCAATGGTGGCCTTAAAATGTCGGCACGTGAAGTCATGGATCTGGGAAGTGCTCGTGAAAAATACGCACGTGGTTTGTCAGTCTCGATTGATGCTAATCAGATTCGTAATGACTTTTTCGAGCAATTTACTCGAATTTTAGAGCCTTACAAAGCCGGAACCGTCCCTGTCCATGTATACTATCAACGTGCCAACGCCAGAGCGCGGTTAACTTTGGGCACTGAATGGCGAGTGACGCCAAGTGATACATTACTAGACGATTTAAAGCAGTTACTTGGCAAAGGCCAAGTAGAACTCGAATTTAACTAA
- the rnhB gene encoding ribonuclease HII, with amino-acid sequence MAVTTKTTTPKKAKPNSELPPFEYPQGYQLIAGVDEVGRGPLVGDVVTAAVILDPNNPIEGLNDSKKLSEKKRIALLPEIKAKALAWAVGRCSPEEIDQLNILQATMVAMQRAIAGLQVQPDLALIDGNRCPDLSMDAQAVVKGDLRVAEISAASIIAKVVRDQEMEELDQQYPQFGFAKHKGYPTKAHFEAIDQHGVISEHRKSFKPVKKALGLE; translated from the coding sequence ATGGCTGTTACAACCAAAACAACGACACCCAAAAAGGCGAAGCCTAATAGTGAGCTCCCACCATTTGAATATCCGCAAGGCTACCAACTTATCGCGGGTGTAGATGAAGTGGGGCGAGGCCCACTGGTGGGCGATGTGGTCACTGCCGCAGTGATACTTGATCCTAATAATCCGATTGAGGGTCTGAATGACTCAAAAAAATTGAGTGAGAAAAAACGCATAGCACTGCTGCCAGAAATCAAAGCGAAAGCCTTAGCCTGGGCGGTAGGTCGCTGCTCTCCAGAGGAAATTGATCAGCTCAATATTCTACAAGCCACCATGGTTGCTATGCAGCGTGCAATTGCTGGATTACAGGTTCAACCTGATTTAGCACTTATTGACGGTAATCGCTGTCCTGATTTGTCAATGGATGCTCAAGCTGTGGTTAAAGGGGATTTGCGTGTCGCTGAAATCAGTGCTGCATCTATCATTGCCAAAGTCGTTAGAGATCAAGAAATGGAAGAGCTTGATCAGCAATATCCGCAGTTTGGTTTTGCTAAACATAAGGGGTATCCGACCAAGGCACACTTTGAAGCCATTGATCAGCATGGAGTGATTAGCGAGCACCGCAAAAGCTTCAAGCCAGTTAAAAAAGCTCTTGGTCTTGAGTAA
- the lpxB gene encoding lipid-A-disaccharide synthase, which translates to MEHRPLRIGIIAGELSGDTLGEGFIKAVKQQYPDAEFVGIGGPKMMAQGCQSLFEMEELAVMGLVEVLGRLPRLLKVKAQLVKYFTDNPPDVFVGIDAPDFNLRVERELKQAGIKTVHYVSPSVWAWRQKRVFKIGAATNLVLAFLPFEKAVYDKFNVPCEFIGHTLADAIPLQSDKAPARALLGLEQDKKWLAVLPGSRGSELKMLSQPFIEACKKLHQRYPELGFVVALVNQKRREQFESAWKEHAPELEFKLVDDTAGNVIAAADVVMLASGTVALECMLIKRPMVVGYRVNAVTAYLAKRLLTIEHVSLPNVLADKELVKEYLQEDCTPDNLFNEVSRLLETDNQAMLDKFTEMHHWIRKNADQQAANAVLKLIEK; encoded by the coding sequence ATGGAACATAGACCATTACGTATTGGCATTATTGCTGGGGAACTATCTGGTGATACTCTCGGTGAAGGCTTCATTAAAGCGGTAAAACAGCAATATCCAGACGCTGAGTTTGTCGGTATTGGTGGCCCCAAAATGATGGCTCAAGGCTGTCAATCTCTTTTTGAGATGGAAGAACTGGCAGTTATGGGGTTGGTTGAAGTCCTAGGTCGCTTACCCCGGTTACTGAAAGTTAAAGCTCAATTAGTGAAGTATTTCACTGACAACCCACCTGATGTTTTTGTAGGAATTGATGCGCCTGACTTCAATTTGCGAGTGGAGCGAGAGCTGAAGCAAGCAGGCATCAAAACGGTCCACTATGTTAGCCCTTCAGTTTGGGCGTGGCGGCAAAAACGGGTTTTCAAAATTGGAGCAGCAACGAACCTTGTGCTGGCGTTCCTTCCATTTGAAAAAGCAGTTTACGATAAATTCAATGTGCCTTGTGAATTCATTGGTCATACCTTAGCGGATGCGATTCCGTTGCAATCGGATAAAGCACCTGCAAGAGCCTTATTAGGTTTAGAGCAAGATAAAAAATGGCTAGCTGTACTTCCGGGCAGTCGTGGTAGTGAGTTAAAAATGCTTTCACAGCCGTTCATCGAAGCATGTAAAAAACTACACCAGAGGTACCCTGAACTTGGCTTTGTTGTTGCGTTAGTCAACCAAAAACGCCGTGAGCAATTTGAAAGTGCGTGGAAAGAACATGCGCCAGAATTAGAGTTCAAATTGGTCGATGATACTGCAGGTAATGTCATCGCGGCTGCAGATGTGGTGATGTTGGCCTCGGGTACTGTTGCTCTAGAGTGTATGCTGATTAAGCGCCCGATGGTAGTTGGCTATCGTGTGAACGCGGTAACGGCTTATCTTGCTAAGCGTCTGCTGACAATCGAGCACGTCTCTTTGCCTAATGTGCTGGCCGATAAGGAACTGGTCAAAGAGTATCTCCAAGAAGATTGCACGCCAGACAACTTATTTAACGAAGTGTCTCGTTTACTTGAAACGGATAACCAAGCCATGTTGGATAAGTTTACAGAAATGCACCATTGGATCCGTAAAAATGCAGATCAGCAAGCCGCTAATGCCGTTCTAAAGTTGATAGAGAAATAG
- the lpxA gene encoding acyl-ACP--UDP-N-acetylglucosamine O-acyltransferase yields MIHETAKIHPAAVVEEGAKIGANVTVGPFTYITSTVEIGQGTEVMSHVVIKGHTTIGQDNRIFPHAVIGEENQDKKYGGEETTVVIGDRNVIREAVQIHRGTVQDKATTVIGNDNLLCVNAHVAHDVVVGNHTHIGNNAILGGHVTVDDYAGVMALSAIHPFCTVGAYAYIGGCSAVVQDVPAYVLAQGNHASPFGLNLVGLKRNGFEKPEIRALQKAYKEIYRSGKTLEEVKPILAEMAQEWPAVKRLSDILETTERGIVR; encoded by the coding sequence ATGATTCATGAAACCGCTAAAATCCACCCGGCAGCGGTGGTAGAGGAAGGGGCAAAGATTGGTGCGAATGTTACCGTTGGCCCTTTTACTTACATTACTTCTACGGTGGAAATTGGTCAAGGCACTGAGGTTATGTCTCACGTGGTGATCAAAGGCCATACGACTATCGGCCAAGATAATCGCATCTTTCCTCATGCTGTGATTGGTGAAGAAAACCAAGATAAAAAATACGGTGGTGAAGAAACCACCGTTGTTATTGGTGATCGAAACGTTATCCGTGAAGCTGTGCAAATTCACCGTGGAACTGTACAAGATAAAGCGACGACGGTTATTGGTAACGATAACTTATTGTGTGTGAATGCTCACGTCGCACATGATGTTGTCGTTGGCAATCATACACATATTGGCAATAACGCTATTCTCGGCGGTCATGTAACGGTGGACGACTATGCAGGCGTGATGGCCTTATCGGCAATACATCCATTTTGTACTGTCGGCGCTTATGCTTACATCGGCGGTTGTTCCGCTGTTGTGCAAGACGTACCAGCCTATGTGTTAGCACAAGGTAACCACGCTTCTCCGTTTGGTTTGAATTTGGTCGGCTTGAAACGCAATGGGTTTGAGAAGCCTGAAATCCGTGCGTTGCAAAAAGCCTACAAAGAAATCTACCGCTCCGGTAAAACGCTTGAAGAGGTAAAACCTATTCTTGCTGAGATGGCTCAAGAGTGGCCTGCTGTGAAGCGTTTATCAGATATTCTGGAAACCACTGAACGTGGTATCGTACGTTAA